The Akkermansia sp. N21116 genome includes a region encoding these proteins:
- a CDS encoding SUMF1/EgtB/PvdO family nonheme iron enzyme: protein MDAVPPTPKALPVVSPGRVLRPAPQIPDHEVVRQIGSGAYGEVWLAKSMTGAWRAIKIVCRDDFEDERTFNREFQGVQYYEPIARNHPGLVHILHVGFKSSPSPFYYYVMELGDDAQAGIHIDPAEYIPRTLHTDMKLAGQRPLPLDYCLEVGSQLAHALIYLHSKGLTHRDIKPANVVFVNGRPKFADIGLVSKNDHHSFVGTEGYIPPDGPGTKRADVYALAKVLYEISSGRDRLDFPELPDKIPDGAQRKKWLAFNDIICEAGEPDASRCTISTAEELADAIDSLRGKSLHPQYGSKKRKKKKHKKPLGNTARMLLSAIAGALVSISIVVAVAWYLLPKSSLEILNISGQQEDTPPVQQRQPVNAPSISSQQDASPFWQSKPQPSQGYVLVTSSPAGASVYDDKGNYLDETPYGPIAVPAGISPVYSIRKTGYEEIKGTGVVEKNKTLVLGGTLKPFHPPVQGEYWTDAENNRFMPDGEGHTAEAPLNIDDFNKFLSKSGNKKNIPVISMPETPATGKPPLALTDQEGIISYLKWITSACMKKGILSSNYVMTALPIPGYSTRNGTMQAYRIRVEPEKKLPVTILSQPENASVFWNGKYIGRTPLEQVSVPQSPYSVKVKKDGFATIERNGLSPENLYLSLQLDKDESVEYDSPWKNSLDMEFVPLASDAMALAHEVRIKDYRAFHKSTSKDTPEPPEWKDRNDYPVTNVSKKDAEHFAKWLTGRERRSGRISGTDTYRLPTDEEWSLLANIRAENGTTPYERSLSAMNETPAFYWGTAWPPKNNTGNFADDSALSYLPSFRVITSYEDGYPELAPVKSYDPNRLGLYDLDGNVQEWVGDSYGGDNALIPIKDYDTARGGNYLSFRPAQLSIRARTPLPPGTKDPAIGFRLILVRQYEAEE from the coding sequence ATGGACGCGGTACCTCCCACGCCAAAAGCCCTTCCGGTTGTTTCGCCGGGTCGGGTACTGCGTCCAGCCCCTCAAATTCCGGACCACGAAGTTGTCCGCCAAATCGGCAGCGGAGCCTATGGAGAGGTTTGGCTTGCCAAATCCATGACCGGTGCATGGAGAGCAATCAAAATCGTATGCAGGGACGACTTTGAGGACGAGCGGACGTTCAATCGTGAATTCCAGGGAGTCCAGTATTATGAGCCGATCGCTCGCAACCATCCCGGCCTGGTTCACATTCTGCATGTCGGTTTCAAGTCCAGTCCATCTCCGTTCTATTATTATGTGATGGAGCTCGGGGACGATGCCCAGGCCGGCATTCATATCGACCCTGCTGAGTATATTCCCCGGACGCTCCATACGGATATGAAGCTTGCGGGGCAACGCCCCCTTCCTTTGGATTATTGTCTGGAAGTAGGCAGCCAACTGGCTCATGCGTTGATTTACCTTCACAGCAAAGGCCTGACCCATCGCGACATCAAGCCGGCCAATGTCGTTTTCGTCAATGGACGTCCGAAATTTGCCGATATCGGACTTGTTTCCAAAAACGACCACCACAGTTTTGTCGGTACGGAAGGTTACATTCCTCCAGATGGTCCGGGAACCAAACGGGCAGACGTTTATGCGCTGGCCAAGGTGCTGTATGAAATCAGCAGCGGCAGGGACAGACTGGATTTCCCGGAACTACCGGACAAAATTCCGGACGGAGCCCAGCGTAAAAAATGGCTGGCCTTCAACGACATTATCTGCGAAGCAGGAGAACCTGATGCTTCCCGTTGTACAATCTCTACTGCGGAGGAATTGGCCGATGCTATCGATTCCCTTCGAGGCAAGTCCCTTCATCCACAATACGGTTCCAAAAAACGGAAGAAGAAAAAGCATAAAAAACCTCTGGGCAATACTGCCCGCATGCTTCTCTCCGCTATTGCGGGAGCCCTCGTTTCCATTAGCATTGTCGTTGCAGTCGCTTGGTATCTTCTTCCCAAAAGCAGTCTGGAAATCCTGAATATTTCCGGACAACAGGAGGATACCCCACCTGTCCAGCAAAGGCAACCTGTCAATGCTCCGAGCATATCCTCCCAGCAGGATGCTTCTCCCTTCTGGCAATCCAAGCCCCAGCCCTCGCAAGGTTATGTCCTGGTCACCAGTTCTCCGGCAGGCGCGTCCGTTTACGATGACAAGGGCAATTATCTGGATGAAACCCCGTATGGCCCCATTGCCGTGCCGGCAGGTATTTCTCCCGTCTACTCCATACGCAAGACGGGATATGAAGAAATCAAGGGCACGGGGGTTGTAGAAAAAAACAAGACTCTTGTTCTCGGCGGTACTCTCAAACCTTTCCATCCCCCGGTTCAGGGTGAATACTGGACTGATGCAGAAAACAACCGTTTCATGCCCGATGGCGAAGGCCATACGGCGGAAGCTCCCCTCAATATCGATGATTTCAATAAGTTCCTCTCCAAAAGCGGGAACAAAAAAAACATCCCTGTCATCTCAATGCCGGAAACGCCTGCAACCGGCAAGCCTCCACTTGCCCTGACTGATCAGGAAGGCATTATTTCCTATCTGAAATGGATTACTTCCGCATGCATGAAGAAGGGGATTCTCAGTTCCAACTACGTCATGACCGCCCTGCCCATTCCCGGGTACTCGACACGCAACGGTACCATGCAGGCTTACAGGATTCGCGTAGAGCCAGAGAAGAAACTTCCTGTCACAATCCTGTCCCAACCGGAAAACGCCAGTGTTTTCTGGAACGGTAAATACATCGGGCGAACGCCTCTGGAACAGGTCTCCGTTCCACAGTCGCCCTACTCGGTCAAGGTGAAAAAAGACGGCTTCGCTACAATTGAGCGCAATGGTCTTTCCCCGGAAAACCTCTATCTTTCCCTCCAATTGGACAAGGACGAGTCCGTAGAATACGATTCCCCATGGAAAAACAGTCTGGATATGGAATTTGTCCCGCTTGCCTCCGATGCCATGGCGCTTGCCCATGAAGTGCGTATCAAGGATTACCGGGCATTCCACAAATCCACCTCCAAGGATACTCCGGAGCCTCCGGAATGGAAAGACCGCAACGACTATCCGGTCACCAATGTTTCTAAAAAGGACGCAGAGCATTTTGCCAAATGGCTGACTGGACGTGAACGGCGTTCCGGCCGCATCTCTGGAACCGATACCTACCGCCTTCCTACGGATGAGGAATGGAGCCTTCTTGCCAATATCCGTGCTGAAAACGGAACCACTCCCTACGAGCGTTCGCTCTCCGCCATGAACGAGACTCCTGCGTTTTACTGGGGTACCGCCTGGCCTCCCAAGAATAATACGGGGAACTTTGCCGATGATTCCGCATTGTCCTATCTACCCTCCTTCCGGGTTATTACCTCATACGAAGACGGCTATCCGGAACTTGCTCCTGTCAAGTCGTATGATCCCAATCGCCTCGGCTTGTATGATCTGGACGGTAATGTACAAGAATGGGTGGGTGATTCATATGGAGGAGATAATGCTCTCATCCCGATCAAGGATTACGATACGGCGCGCGGCGGCAATTACCTTTCCTTCCGGCCTGCCCAGCTTTCTATCCGTGCAAGAACCCCTCTGCCCCCGGGTACGAAGGACCCAGCCATTGGCTTCCGCTTGATTCTTGTCCGACAATATGAAGCGGAGGAATAA
- the kbl gene encoding glycine C-acetyltransferase yields MIPAEFKSALNEALADLRTQGLYKSERFIDSQQYSQVTLKDGRSVINMCANNYLGLANHPEVMEAARDAIKRWGFGVASVRFICGTQTLHKALEERLSHFLGTEDTILYGSCFDANGGLFEALLGPEDAIISDALNHASIIDGVRLCKAKRYRYNNNDMADLEAKLQQADAEGAKIKLISTDGVFSMDGIIAQLDKVRDLAAKYNAIFHFDDSHSTGFMGATGRGTHEYCGLLGKIDITTGTLGKALGGANGGYTSGPKEVIEILRQRSRPYLFSNSIMPAIAAATMKVIDILERSTEARDRVEENTRYFRTAMTGAGFTISGKDHPISPVMLGDAALSQKFSEGLLNEGVYAVGFFYPVVPKGQARIRTQISGAHTKEQLDKAIEAFCKVGKNLGVIS; encoded by the coding sequence ATGATCCCCGCAGAATTCAAAAGCGCGCTGAATGAAGCCCTCGCCGATTTGCGAACCCAAGGCCTCTACAAGAGCGAACGATTCATCGATTCCCAGCAATATTCCCAAGTAACGCTCAAGGATGGCCGTTCCGTCATCAATATGTGCGCCAATAATTACCTCGGCTTGGCCAACCACCCGGAAGTCATGGAAGCCGCCCGCGATGCAATCAAACGCTGGGGTTTCGGCGTGGCATCCGTCCGCTTTATCTGCGGTACGCAGACGCTTCACAAAGCTCTGGAAGAACGCCTCAGCCATTTCCTGGGTACGGAAGACACCATCTTGTACGGTTCTTGCTTCGATGCCAACGGCGGCCTTTTTGAAGCCCTGCTCGGACCTGAAGACGCTATTATTTCCGATGCTCTCAACCATGCCTCCATTATTGACGGAGTCCGCCTCTGCAAAGCCAAGCGTTACCGTTACAACAACAATGACATGGCCGATCTGGAAGCCAAACTTCAGCAGGCCGATGCCGAAGGTGCCAAAATCAAGCTGATCTCTACGGACGGTGTCTTCTCCATGGACGGCATTATTGCCCAGCTGGACAAGGTGCGCGACTTAGCCGCCAAATACAATGCTATTTTCCACTTCGACGATAGCCACTCCACCGGTTTCATGGGAGCAACGGGACGCGGAACGCATGAATATTGCGGCCTCCTCGGAAAGATCGATATCACTACAGGTACGCTAGGCAAGGCTCTCGGCGGCGCCAACGGTGGCTATACGTCCGGACCGAAGGAAGTCATTGAGATCCTCCGCCAGCGTTCCAGGCCCTATCTCTTCTCCAACAGTATCATGCCTGCCATCGCCGCTGCTACGATGAAGGTGATCGACATTCTGGAACGTTCCACGGAAGCCCGCGACAGGGTCGAGGAAAACACCCGTTACTTCCGGACTGCCATGACTGGCGCGGGCTTCACCATTTCCGGCAAAGACCACCCGATTTCCCCGGTCATGCTCGGCGATGCCGCCTTGTCCCAGAAGTTCTCCGAGGGTCTTCTCAACGAAGGAGTGTACGCTGTCGGCTTCTTCTATCCGGTTGTTCCCAAAGGCCAGGCTCGCATTCGTACGCAAATCTCGGGCGCTCACACGAAAGAACAGCTCGACAAGGCTATCGAAGCCTTCTGCAAGGTTGGTAAAAACCTTGGCGTCATCTCCTGA
- a CDS encoding RidA family protein, producing MDTIRQRLEEKGYKLHPAPAPVGSYVQCVRTGNLLHLSGGISVNGEDSFYGKVGQELTLEQGQAAARAAILNRLAVVEQAVGSLEKITRIVALNGFVNAGPEFYDHPKVLNGASDLLLEIFGEIGRHSRTAVGVSALPLNVAVEISLVVEVAD from the coding sequence ATGGACACTATCCGTCAACGACTCGAAGAAAAAGGCTACAAACTTCACCCGGCCCCTGCCCCCGTAGGTTCCTACGTTCAGTGCGTCCGCACCGGCAACCTCCTCCACCTCTCCGGAGGCATCTCCGTCAATGGAGAAGACTCCTTCTACGGTAAAGTAGGCCAGGAATTGACCTTGGAACAGGGCCAGGCTGCGGCACGAGCCGCTATTCTCAACCGCCTCGCCGTTGTTGAACAAGCAGTCGGTTCCCTAGAAAAAATCACCCGCATTGTCGCCCTTAACGGATTCGTCAATGCCGGTCCCGAATTCTACGACCACCCCAAAGTCCTCAATGGAGCCTCCGACCTTCTGCTCGAAATATTCGGAGAAATAGGCCGGCACAGCCGCACGGCGGTCGGTGTCTCGGCCCTGCCCCTCAACGTTGCTGTAGAAATCAGCCTCGTTGTCGAAGTAGCCGACTAA
- a CDS encoding DUF4340 domain-containing protein has translation MLLFRTILLSIIALVCLAATVVLTIDGNLSRLTGHNVFEKGERIFPYSKKEIDSVSWMRVRTVNDMAEAEINDKGIWWLSTPWNDRMDPRAAAAILQFTYSTALVDELPLNNTVRGSMREFGIETTPIQLTLKNNSGKHKQSTIARYILGSTAPWIVEDQEGNTNATTYMRTDFYGNNRNILVTTGNILPLFKEGIRQLRDHRPLLLPPAVIKLPSQPRKIVIHHGGKEIVLTRTIFEAPWEIETPLPVKADQKTVTKLLNGLHKLTASRVYNPSDVTLPDAKNSDITSITLENFDGDPPLTLKLYPSDTPTSKTVKATVSDRKAVFELPIATNPDFPGTEDLPLSLNSLRSQTLCSIDNKTIKGLFIRSVGGFPIDIRLLPRGREGNKAAPEWVYSAEDVNQAPINEAQLFKSLKTLLEEPVIGFATDNPSDLSDYGLNQPYMSIAIQQTNNDLTIFSFGTGKDGSWYAKEKGKPSIYQISSAYVDSFPTESLYWKQNKLFNFSRFELSKMYLERIGQPPLILKYDYLDDTWQGTQDGKDVTVIIDNNRANRYLSELERMKVVRWLPFTDMDAAEALKNPVFRLKIVLDPSQAEINIKDDSFDNTTGDQTLSPPQELQEKILEIAPAGEPGHTSFYFGKMSDFPYYFILKMDEVRILGASVFEQD, from the coding sequence ATGCTCCTCTTTCGTACTATCCTTCTAAGCATCATCGCACTGGTCTGCCTGGCAGCCACGGTCGTATTGACGATAGACGGGAATCTGTCCCGCCTGACGGGGCACAATGTTTTCGAAAAAGGAGAACGCATCTTCCCTTACAGCAAAAAGGAAATAGACAGCGTCTCATGGATGCGCGTCCGGACCGTCAATGACATGGCAGAGGCCGAAATCAACGACAAGGGCATCTGGTGGCTTTCTACCCCTTGGAATGACCGTATGGATCCCCGCGCGGCTGCCGCAATCCTTCAGTTCACCTATTCCACGGCGCTTGTCGACGAGCTTCCCCTCAACAACACCGTCAGAGGATCCATGCGGGAATTCGGGATCGAAACTACGCCCATCCAACTGACTCTCAAAAACAACTCCGGCAAGCACAAACAGAGCACCATCGCCCGTTACATCCTCGGTTCCACCGCTCCGTGGATCGTCGAAGATCAGGAAGGCAACACCAATGCCACCACCTACATGCGGACGGATTTTTACGGGAACAACCGTAACATCCTGGTAACCACAGGTAATATCCTTCCTCTGTTTAAAGAAGGTATCAGACAATTGAGAGACCACCGTCCCCTTCTGCTCCCCCCGGCTGTCATTAAACTTCCATCGCAACCCAGAAAAATCGTTATCCATCACGGCGGCAAAGAGATTGTCCTTACCCGGACCATCTTCGAAGCTCCCTGGGAAATTGAAACACCACTTCCCGTCAAAGCTGACCAAAAAACCGTTACCAAACTCCTTAACGGTCTCCACAAATTGACGGCCTCCAGAGTATATAATCCTTCGGACGTCACACTCCCTGATGCCAAGAATTCGGACATCACGTCTATTACCCTCGAAAATTTCGACGGAGACCCTCCTCTGACTTTAAAACTCTATCCGTCCGATACTCCCACCTCCAAAACGGTCAAAGCTACCGTTTCCGACCGCAAAGCCGTCTTCGAACTTCCCATTGCCACTAACCCTGATTTCCCCGGTACAGAAGATCTCCCGCTCAGCCTCAACAGTTTGCGATCCCAAACTCTTTGCTCGATTGACAATAAAACGATCAAAGGCCTCTTCATCCGCTCAGTAGGTGGCTTCCCAATCGACATACGCCTTCTCCCTCGCGGCCGCGAAGGTAACAAAGCTGCTCCGGAATGGGTATATTCTGCGGAAGACGTCAATCAAGCTCCCATCAATGAGGCCCAACTTTTCAAGTCGCTAAAAACTCTTCTGGAAGAACCGGTCATTGGATTCGCTACCGACAACCCGTCAGACTTGTCCGACTATGGGTTAAACCAGCCTTACATGTCTATTGCCATCCAGCAGACCAATAACGACTTGACCATTTTCTCCTTTGGGACGGGCAAAGACGGTTCCTGGTATGCCAAGGAGAAAGGAAAACCCAGCATCTACCAAATCTCTTCCGCCTATGTCGATTCCTTCCCGACTGAATCCCTGTATTGGAAACAGAACAAATTGTTTAATTTCAGCCGATTCGAACTCAGTAAAATGTATTTGGAAAGGATCGGACAGCCTCCGCTCATCCTCAAATACGACTACCTTGACGACACTTGGCAAGGCACGCAGGACGGCAAGGACGTCACCGTCATTATTGACAACAACAGAGCTAACCGCTATCTCAGCGAATTGGAACGAATGAAAGTCGTCCGCTGGCTTCCCTTCACCGATATGGATGCTGCAGAAGCTTTGAAAAATCCGGTCTTCCGCCTCAAAATAGTTCTGGATCCCAGCCAGGCGGAAATTAACATCAAAGACGACAGTTTTGATAACACCACAGGCGATCAGACTTTGTCCCCTCCTCAGGAACTTCAGGAAAAAATCCTCGAAATAGCTCCTGCCGGCGAACCCGGGCATACCTCTTTCTACTTCGGTAAAATGAGTGATTTCCCCTATTATTTCATTCTGAAAATGGATGAAGTACGAATTCTGGGAGCCTCAGTATTCGAGCAGGATTAA
- a CDS encoding Gldg family protein, with protein MSEPESTETAPAAKPHRKRKSFLIWLNLALLVFIVLAVNYISFREYYRRDLTEDQRYVISSQSINLLNSHLLQERKTPVKIIFAFQRTTQNYTRMRSLLEDYVHNSNGKIEVEFIDPLRQPNRAREIALIYDGLEFKKNQVVIDARQDTSRSLKSFEGKREGVSHVQHIPGDAFVVYEKSQDGKGMKAVALQMEDMMTAGLISALEGVRRPLYVISDKSNFNADKTDNEDSVYRTLEHICLSQNLEPKPLAINGLKKIPDDAMGLMIVAPQYDFTKEEVDVISDYWNRPKSAVLAFIDPNAKDNKYFYRFLREQGIRPQDDRILLRNRKQAYYQINAIFAPGLECTEDFWNSSTGLEGESISLQIADEDPQLGNRKIKTFPLLITTSEFYGETKYNKLNPQFDAQEDNPGPLLIAAAILRGNTSDINLSKETGRMAVFGNVDILRPKQIKPEQRDFIRSIVSWMTDREELAGMGSNHDLTIKLNLDRNALSFLQMLINLGLPLLALLIALVIWNTRRS; from the coding sequence ATGAGTGAACCCGAATCTACAGAAACCGCCCCCGCCGCCAAGCCCCACAGGAAAAGGAAAAGTTTTCTAATCTGGCTTAACCTGGCACTGCTTGTTTTCATCGTCCTTGCCGTCAATTATATCAGTTTCCGGGAATACTACCGCCGGGATCTGACCGAAGATCAGCGTTACGTTATTTCGTCCCAGTCCATCAATCTCCTGAATTCCCACCTCCTTCAGGAACGGAAGACTCCCGTCAAAATCATCTTCGCCTTCCAGAGAACCACTCAGAACTACACCCGCATGCGGTCTCTTCTAGAAGATTACGTCCACAATTCCAACGGCAAAATCGAAGTCGAATTCATCGACCCCCTGCGGCAACCCAACCGGGCTCGCGAAATAGCCCTCATCTACGACGGCCTCGAATTCAAGAAAAATCAAGTTGTGATTGATGCCAGGCAGGATACTTCCCGTTCCCTCAAAAGCTTTGAAGGCAAACGGGAAGGAGTTTCCCATGTCCAACACATCCCCGGTGACGCCTTCGTCGTGTACGAAAAGAGTCAGGACGGGAAAGGCATGAAAGCCGTTGCTCTTCAAATGGAAGACATGATGACCGCCGGGCTCATCAGTGCTCTGGAAGGCGTTCGTCGTCCCCTATACGTCATTTCCGACAAAAGCAATTTCAACGCCGATAAAACAGATAACGAAGACTCAGTCTACCGTACGCTGGAACATATCTGCCTCTCCCAGAATCTTGAACCCAAACCACTCGCTATCAATGGGCTTAAAAAAATACCAGATGATGCTATGGGTCTCATGATCGTCGCCCCACAGTACGATTTCACCAAAGAAGAAGTAGACGTCATCTCGGATTACTGGAATCGCCCAAAATCCGCCGTCCTTGCCTTCATTGATCCCAATGCCAAAGACAACAAATACTTCTACCGCTTCCTCCGCGAACAAGGGATACGCCCTCAGGATGACCGTATCCTCCTGCGCAACCGCAAACAAGCCTACTATCAGATCAACGCCATCTTCGCTCCGGGGCTGGAATGCACGGAAGACTTCTGGAACTCCAGTACCGGCCTCGAAGGAGAAAGCATCTCCCTCCAAATCGCCGATGAAGATCCTCAACTCGGCAATCGCAAAATAAAAACCTTCCCTCTCCTCATTACCACATCCGAATTTTACGGAGAAACAAAATATAACAAACTCAACCCTCAGTTTGACGCCCAGGAAGACAACCCCGGCCCTCTACTGATCGCTGCAGCCATTCTCCGCGGCAACACGAGCGATATCAATCTCAGCAAGGAAACCGGTCGTATGGCCGTCTTCGGGAATGTGGACATCCTTCGTCCGAAGCAGATCAAGCCGGAACAGAGAGACTTCATCCGTTCCATCGTTTCCTGGATGACAGACCGCGAAGAACTCGCCGGCATGGGTTCCAATCATGACCTGACTATCAAGCTCAACCTGGATCGCAACGCCCTATCATTCCTGCAGATGTTGATCAACCTCGGCCTTCCGCTGCTGGCTCTGCTGATCGCCCTGGTCATTTGGAACACACGCCGTAGTTAA
- a CDS encoding ABC transporter permease: MSSIITIFRKELRSYLGTPYGWIILAFVMALQGVSLSATLKMFQIAPQKEGILFFILHSPTFWFYFLFIFPLITMRLMAEEEKTGTLESLLTAPIKTPQVIIGKFLAAYAFYIILWLPMLLYPLIGELSDVYINLVHGYSTDTGIQLSYRLCDWVGAYSIILLIGAWFTSIGLLCSSLTSSQIISGITTIGTLVFIFFLGLVPVIWGEFPAAGIFHYISCSEHLDRFSAGLIDTRPAIFYISMTILTLALTIRVVDHRRWKH, translated from the coding sequence ATGTCATCCATTATCACCATTTTCCGCAAAGAACTCCGGAGTTACCTGGGGACGCCATACGGCTGGATCATTCTAGCCTTCGTCATGGCGCTGCAAGGCGTGTCTCTGTCCGCCACTTTGAAGATGTTCCAGATCGCCCCTCAAAAAGAAGGCATCCTGTTCTTCATTCTCCACTCCCCCACCTTCTGGTTCTACTTCCTGTTCATCTTCCCGCTCATCACCATGCGCCTCATGGCCGAAGAAGAAAAAACAGGCACTCTGGAATCGCTCCTCACTGCCCCTATCAAAACGCCGCAGGTAATCATCGGTAAATTCCTGGCAGCCTATGCTTTCTATATAATCCTCTGGCTGCCCATGCTCCTCTACCCCCTTATTGGCGAGCTATCCGATGTTTACATCAATCTTGTCCACGGCTATTCGACCGACACCGGCATCCAGCTGAGTTACCGCCTGTGCGATTGGGTCGGGGCGTATTCAATCATCCTGCTCATCGGAGCCTGGTTCACCTCCATCGGACTGCTCTGCTCATCTCTAACCAGTAGCCAGATCATTTCGGGGATCACCACCATCGGTACCCTCGTCTTTATCTTCTTCCTTGGTCTTGTTCCCGTCATATGGGGAGAATTCCCCGCAGCAGGTATCTTCCACTACATCTCGTGTTCCGAACATCTGGACCGTTTTTCCGCCGGCTTGATTGATACGCGTCCAGCCATCTTCTATATCAGCATGACTATCCTGACTTTGGCCCTGACTATCCGCGTTGTGGATCACAGGCGCTGGAAACATTAA
- a CDS encoding ABC transporter ATP-binding protein — protein MIKADHLSKTFGRFQAVKNATFTINKGEIVGFLGPNGAGKTTTLKMLTGYLPPSGGSATIAGYDIVEQTLEARKHLGYLPEHVPLYDDQRITEYLKYRARLKGIPSKKIWDSVSQSLERCGLENVHRKMIRTLSKGYRQRVGLADALLGSPDLLILDEPTNGLDPNQIRQIRELIKELSKEHTIILSTHILSEVEMICNKVIIIDQGIIKAEDTPSNLTSNLRAAGRINLEFKGDLEKITAMFEEIPAVKKVIFEETSEDGWHTVTVRAEAGTDTREKLAQIIVGQNCPLRHMYRHVPNLEEVFVEMTRRN, from the coding sequence ATGATTAAAGCCGACCACCTCTCCAAAACCTTTGGCCGTTTCCAGGCAGTCAAGAATGCCACATTTACCATTAACAAAGGAGAAATCGTCGGGTTTCTTGGCCCCAACGGCGCCGGTAAAACCACAACGCTCAAGATGCTGACGGGATATCTTCCTCCTTCCGGAGGCTCCGCCACCATCGCCGGATACGATATCGTGGAACAAACCCTGGAAGCAAGAAAACACCTGGGGTATCTCCCGGAACACGTCCCGCTTTACGATGACCAGCGCATCACCGAATATCTGAAATACCGGGCTCGGCTGAAGGGCATCCCTTCCAAGAAAATCTGGGACTCCGTCTCCCAGTCCCTGGAACGTTGCGGATTGGAAAACGTGCACCGGAAAATGATCCGAACCCTCTCCAAGGGATATCGCCAACGCGTCGGCCTTGCGGATGCGTTGCTCGGCAGTCCCGATCTTCTGATTCTCGACGAACCAACTAACGGATTGGACCCCAACCAGATCCGCCAGATCCGGGAACTCATCAAAGAACTTTCCAAGGAACATACGATCATCCTTTCCACCCACATCCTCAGTGAAGTGGAAATGATTTGCAACAAGGTCATCATCATCGACCAAGGCATTATCAAGGCAGAAGATACCCCGTCCAACCTTACCTCCAACCTTCGCGCGGCCGGACGCATCAATCTTGAATTTAAAGGCGATTTGGAAAAAATCACCGCTATGTTTGAAGAAATCCCCGCCGTCAAGAAAGTCATCTTCGAAGAAACCTCGGAAGACGGGTGGCACACTGTCACCGTCCGGGCCGAAGCCGGCACCGATACGCGGGAAAAACTGGCCCAAATCATCGTCGGGCAAAACTGTCCTCTCCGCCACATGTACCGCCATGTGCCCAATCTGGAAGAAGTCTTCGTGGAAATGACCCGCCGCAACTAA
- a CDS encoding threonine/serine exporter family protein, with protein MTQELPSDSQIQSQVPRSDTGEGRDPDCVGHSGGKKRTSFQISADALLHYAVMMMAAGAHTSRVVRNTSRIAESFGYSVAITILQKSVMMSVKRKEDHSIRQTLIKKIEPAPINFRTISLLSTLSWEVHDCHLSVNEFRRKYRKIVAIPSMSRWMVLMLVALANASFCRLFQGDLIAMVVVFAATLSGFFVRQEMMKRHVNHYIVFTVCSCVASLIGGLAVFFQWGTTPSVAMATSVLFLVPGVPLINGIMDLLQGFVLMGISRLVGACNLIICIALGLAISLYIYGVNML; from the coding sequence ATGACACAGGAATTGCCATCCGATTCACAGATTCAGTCCCAAGTCCCCCGTTCCGATACCGGGGAGGGGAGAGATCCCGACTGTGTTGGGCATTCCGGCGGGAAAAAACGAACCTCGTTCCAGATTTCGGCGGATGCGTTGCTGCACTATGCTGTGATGATGATGGCGGCCGGGGCGCATACGTCCCGTGTTGTCCGCAATACGTCGCGTATTGCGGAATCGTTCGGGTACAGTGTGGCTATTACGATTCTTCAGAAGTCCGTGATGATGTCGGTCAAGCGCAAGGAGGACCATTCCATCCGGCAGACACTGATCAAGAAGATCGAACCGGCTCCCATCAATTTCAGGACGATTTCACTTCTGAGTACACTGAGTTGGGAAGTGCATGACTGCCATTTGTCCGTGAATGAATTCCGGAGGAAATACAGGAAAATCGTCGCCATTCCCTCTATGTCGCGCTGGATGGTACTGATGCTGGTTGCCTTGGCCAATGCATCGTTTTGCCGGTTGTTTCAGGGAGACCTTATCGCGATGGTGGTTGTGTTTGCTGCAACCCTGTCCGGTTTTTTTGTCCGGCAGGAAATGATGAAACGGCATGTGAACCATTACATTGTGTTTACTGTCTGTTCCTGTGTGGCTTCTCTGATTGGCGGATTGGCCGTTTTCTTTCAATGGGGGACGACGCCGAGTGTTGCCATGGCGACGAGCGTTCTTTTTCTGGTACCGGGAGTTCCCTTGATTAACGGGATTATGGATTTGCTTCAGGGATTTGTCCTGATGGGGATTTCCCGGTTGGTGGGTGCGTGCAACCTGATTATTTGCATTGCACTGGGATTGGCCATTTCGTTGTACATCTATGGAGTGAACATGTTATGA